The Salinibacterium sp. M195 genome includes a window with the following:
- a CDS encoding TetR/AcrR family transcriptional regulator: MLKNPADRTSPSPASEHVDPRIQRTREHVLRVTRVLLEERKGPLTLSALADRAKVTRQTLYTHWGTIDNVVADTIVLARPRNRSDYEALDSRSRAELFLNELIDTLDPAMSGAIASIIGALQYDEAAGNSFGKVDDDLFAEFISVVGPITHDQFVELTGPIVISIISGGTVSRELVLSLAERAAQFLNQAPRS; this comes from the coding sequence ATGCTGAAAAACCCTGCGGATCGCACTAGTCCTAGTCCAGCATCCGAGCATGTTGACCCCCGAATTCAGCGAACACGTGAGCACGTTCTGCGAGTCACTCGGGTGCTCCTCGAGGAACGCAAAGGCCCCCTCACCCTCTCCGCGTTGGCCGACCGCGCGAAGGTCACTCGGCAAACGCTGTACACACATTGGGGAACTATCGACAATGTGGTTGCAGACACAATCGTTCTAGCGCGCCCCCGTAATCGCAGCGACTATGAGGCACTCGACTCGCGATCACGTGCGGAGCTTTTTTTGAACGAGCTCATCGACACGCTCGACCCCGCTATGTCTGGAGCCATCGCGTCGATCATCGGTGCGCTTCAATACGATGAGGCCGCAGGAAACTCATTCGGAAAAGTAGACGACGACCTATTCGCGGAATTCATTAGCGTAGTGGGCCCGATCACTCACGACCAGTTCGTCGAGCTCACTGGTCCCATCGTCATTTCCATCATCTCGGGCGGCACAGTCTCTCGTGAGCTTGTACTATCGCTTGCCGAACGAGCGGCCCAGTTTCTCAACCAGGCCCCTCGAAGCTAG
- a CDS encoding DUF11 domain-containing protein — protein MLLPESFRVSFVKAFAALRPTAYGLLVVAFVAASLSLTPQAAIAAPGDNPVYPDMSQSFSPVTGAVATENLLTYTLSNTTGNPVQSGLSFTNTLPVGLVVFDTTPTETCVSGSLTAVAGSSTVTWTGGIAAGVAVCTIQVSVVAASSGTYSNDTFTPIVGLNTPDTVALRVSANWGSCPTAAFLFQNQTASKTKPTEVFTVNLVTGETESYGWIDDSYINAVGYNQIDNYIWGWNVTTNSLTRVNADLTVTDFPSLGGLPYTIPPEGFIIGDVTSDGIMMLAAGLKTATTPGHNQWLAIDLKGDPDPGVPGSWPAVVGFGERSKNPPFMADWAQVSPGSKFFGVGRQSLAHKPQLLYSFAQTGTSTSTTSSAELSDIPRADATTYPEVGSWGATYAVGGLLYVSNNNSGNIWQVNVATNKAEKVVSNGPSSAGNDGARCAAAALEIDLGDAPDSYRTTFSADGPRSEVDPALQLGANISSEINGQPGVDASLDTYDDGVDAGQGYGGSTFKLTPGLAPTINVKVTNQTGAAARVAGWIDFNKDGDFLDAGEKVSANVPTGASESVIPMTFPVVPAGFAGTSYARFRIVPGTAAPAVGGPVKIGEVEDYLVEADLETELTLQKNVVLRDAASDQFTLAITGGGLSGATATTTGTDTGVQAAVVGPTTVTADGATAFTFTETAAGTTVLSNYTTTWACVDSANGGAGLGSGAGSTFALTPTPAQAPVCTFTNTDIPDDPTITIKKNITARVNASDQFTIGATGPGLVGATTTTTGTVSGVQAAQVGPVSATRGQNYTVSESAAGTANGALYTSSFQCLDLSNGNAVIASGSGRSTTFTMPSGLIPASVIECTFTNKPLAPRLTLQKNIVERALSGDQFQLEIVGGALTSATETTTGTTTGIQSVAVSSVEAVAGTTYSFRERAAETTSLSGYATTYECVDAAASDAVVASSNGTAFNYMPTHAQDVVCTFTNTPIPPTVSLVKNVIDRNTTTDQFTIAITGSGIAGSNTATTTGTTNGVQDAAVGPLAATANVVYTFAETASGTTVDADYVPTYRCVDEASASAEIASGKGRSFTYSPAAGEKVLCTFINVPRILEPSSLTVHKDVSGRAFAGDQFVITAAGPGHAAEFVPTTGTANGIQSENIFMEGLAPGSTYTIGEEAAESTDLDFYSTAWACVNERNGDSAIDSGTGRSGSFTVPEGADIVCTISNDPIPQKVTLSKTAQEPTAVRGGVITYDIVVTNTGTVHANGYTLSDPIPTGLTNFTWTCAEAVGAVCPTASGTGAINEVIAVLPPDGFVTYTVLATVLNDAPSEVLNIASFSIPECTVGGDVVTPCKDGPPVEIEAQLTVLKNLAGRASAADQLVLTATGGSLTGATATTSGSDVGVQSASVGAVPVEEGVRYSFAETAAGVTDLAFYDTTWSCIDAADGDADLGSGTGRSGSVVVPAVDSDEPSADIRCTFANDPIDGEVTLEKVANQEQATPGGAVSYTITATNSGRVHLNGTAVTDPIPSGLEDFVWTCIADGGALCPTASGTGAISETIATFPSASSVTYFVSATVVAVPPAKILNTATITNPPPGCLVDGAQASPCADTPELPVTPQISILKTTSNDSVTPRGTVAYSVTVSNTGVSAADDTVVADPIPAGLVSFEWTCLATGGAICPTASGTGAISQTIATFPVASSVVYSITATASANPPATVENVATATPPSGGTCAPGSTAPPCRSTVAISPLPVVQIAKSADRDHIVPSGSVVYSVVASNTGSVPADGSVVSDAIPTGLVSFSWTCAATGGALCPAATGTGAIDETIANFPVGSSVTYSITASVVAEPPKSVTNVALLTPPAGVCSPSLTAPPCRSEVETPSVPLVSIAKTADVSVAAPFGAIVYTVKASNVGLVNANGAIVADTIPAGITSFEWTCSAADGAVCPNARGVGAINETIATFPAGSALVFTVKATVAAVPPADIVNTALLTPPGDGQCIPGNVPGPCSSVVELPTLPAVSILKTADRTVIAVGDVVTYRVVVTNESVLSAAGTEFRDQVPSGLVTFDWTCAARGGALCPADSGTGSISEVIDIFPAGSSVIFTVKAIVAADAPMRVVNTAFITPPGVCVPNGTDDPCASTASIPRDLLAFTGSLAMTQLKLALGVIGIGASLLLLPLIRFRRRRIRAH, from the coding sequence CGCAGAGTTTCTCGCCGGTCACGGGAGCGGTCGCGACAGAGAATCTGCTTACCTACACGCTTAGCAACACGACAGGGAACCCTGTTCAATCGGGCTTGAGTTTCACGAACACTCTTCCTGTAGGACTCGTAGTGTTTGACACCACACCGACAGAGACGTGTGTCTCAGGTTCGCTGACCGCGGTGGCCGGTTCATCGACCGTCACCTGGACGGGCGGCATTGCTGCCGGTGTCGCTGTCTGTACGATTCAGGTTTCGGTGGTTGCTGCATCATCCGGCACTTATAGCAATGACACCTTCACGCCAATAGTCGGCTTAAACACGCCAGACACCGTGGCACTGAGAGTGTCTGCGAATTGGGGATCGTGCCCCACGGCCGCTTTCCTTTTCCAGAACCAAACCGCAAGCAAAACGAAGCCAACCGAGGTCTTCACCGTCAACCTCGTCACCGGCGAAACTGAATCGTACGGATGGATTGACGATTCGTATATCAACGCGGTTGGATACAACCAGATTGACAACTACATCTGGGGCTGGAACGTCACGACGAACAGCTTAACAAGGGTCAATGCTGACCTCACTGTTACCGATTTTCCTTCCCTAGGTGGGCTCCCGTACACGATTCCGCCGGAAGGATTCATTATCGGCGACGTGACGAGTGACGGCATTATGATGCTCGCGGCTGGCCTCAAAACCGCGACCACTCCCGGCCACAACCAATGGTTGGCTATCGACCTCAAGGGTGATCCGGATCCAGGCGTCCCTGGGTCTTGGCCTGCGGTCGTCGGTTTCGGCGAGCGCAGCAAGAACCCGCCCTTTATGGCCGACTGGGCGCAGGTTTCGCCGGGCTCCAAATTCTTCGGAGTTGGGCGCCAATCGCTTGCCCATAAACCGCAGCTTTTGTACTCGTTTGCTCAAACCGGGACGTCGACAAGCACGACCAGCTCCGCGGAGCTGTCCGATATCCCACGGGCCGATGCCACCACATATCCCGAAGTTGGATCGTGGGGAGCAACCTACGCTGTGGGTGGTTTGCTTTATGTAAGCAACAACAATTCGGGAAATATTTGGCAAGTTAATGTCGCCACGAACAAGGCAGAAAAAGTTGTCAGCAACGGGCCTTCGTCGGCGGGTAACGATGGTGCACGCTGTGCCGCTGCAGCCCTCGAAATAGATCTCGGGGACGCTCCGGATAGCTACCGCACCACGTTCAGTGCAGACGGCCCGCGGTCTGAGGTTGACCCCGCTCTCCAGCTGGGCGCCAATATCTCTTCGGAGATCAACGGACAGCCGGGAGTAGACGCATCCCTTGACACCTACGACGACGGAGTTGACGCGGGGCAAGGCTACGGGGGCAGCACTTTCAAGTTGACTCCGGGCTTAGCGCCGACGATCAATGTAAAGGTCACTAACCAGACGGGGGCAGCGGCTCGAGTTGCCGGCTGGATTGACTTCAATAAAGATGGCGACTTCCTCGACGCGGGGGAGAAGGTTTCCGCCAACGTCCCCACGGGAGCAAGCGAGAGCGTCATTCCGATGACATTTCCCGTGGTTCCTGCAGGCTTCGCGGGAACCAGCTATGCGAGATTCCGCATTGTTCCTGGCACTGCAGCTCCAGCGGTGGGAGGGCCGGTAAAGATTGGCGAGGTTGAGGACTACCTTGTAGAAGCCGACCTTGAGACTGAACTGACGCTCCAGAAGAATGTGGTCTTGCGAGATGCTGCTAGTGACCAGTTCACCCTCGCCATTACCGGAGGCGGACTCTCCGGTGCAACTGCAACCACCACAGGAACCGACACCGGGGTGCAGGCCGCAGTAGTCGGACCAACGACTGTCACAGCAGACGGCGCGACCGCTTTCACCTTCACCGAAACTGCAGCAGGCACGACCGTGCTCTCCAACTACACAACCACATGGGCGTGTGTTGACTCGGCGAACGGCGGCGCTGGTTTAGGAAGCGGAGCTGGCTCAACGTTTGCTTTGACGCCTACCCCGGCCCAAGCTCCGGTGTGCACGTTCACAAATACCGATATCCCTGACGACCCCACAATCACGATTAAGAAGAACATCACGGCGAGGGTCAATGCCAGCGATCAGTTCACCATCGGCGCGACGGGCCCGGGACTTGTTGGCGCTACGACGACCACTACCGGCACTGTGTCGGGGGTTCAGGCGGCGCAGGTTGGGCCAGTAAGCGCAACCCGGGGCCAGAACTACACAGTGTCTGAGTCGGCGGCGGGCACCGCAAATGGTGCGCTCTATACGAGCAGTTTTCAGTGCCTCGACCTGTCGAATGGCAACGCCGTCATTGCTTCGGGCTCCGGAAGATCCACTACGTTCACGATGCCGAGTGGGCTCATCCCGGCTTCGGTAATCGAGTGCACGTTCACAAATAAGCCACTCGCTCCTCGGCTTACGTTGCAGAAGAACATCGTTGAGCGTGCTCTCTCCGGTGACCAGTTCCAGCTCGAGATCGTGGGAGGGGCGCTGACAAGCGCCACAGAAACTACCACTGGCACTACGACGGGCATCCAGTCAGTCGCAGTGTCGTCGGTCGAAGCGGTAGCGGGCACGACATATTCCTTCAGGGAGCGTGCGGCCGAAACAACAAGTCTTTCCGGCTATGCGACCACCTATGAGTGCGTGGATGCTGCGGCGTCCGACGCCGTGGTTGCGTCGTCGAACGGCACTGCCTTTAACTACATGCCAACACACGCACAGGATGTCGTGTGCACCTTCACGAACACCCCTATTCCGCCAACCGTAAGCCTCGTCAAGAATGTGATCGATCGCAATACGACTACCGATCAATTCACGATCGCGATCACTGGTTCGGGAATTGCGGGCAGTAATACCGCGACAACCACGGGCACCACTAATGGCGTCCAGGACGCGGCTGTCGGCCCTCTCGCGGCAACCGCGAATGTTGTTTACACCTTTGCGGAGACTGCATCCGGAACCACGGTGGATGCCGACTACGTTCCGACCTACCGCTGCGTAGATGAAGCATCCGCCTCTGCCGAAATCGCCAGCGGTAAGGGCCGCTCTTTTACCTACTCGCCAGCCGCTGGTGAGAAAGTGTTGTGCACGTTTATCAACGTGCCCCGCATCTTGGAACCGTCATCACTGACTGTTCACAAAGACGTTTCTGGCCGCGCCTTTGCTGGCGATCAGTTCGTCATCACTGCAGCCGGACCGGGACATGCAGCAGAGTTTGTTCCCACTACGGGAACGGCCAACGGCATCCAGTCAGAGAACATCTTCATGGAAGGTCTAGCACCGGGTTCGACTTACACCATCGGTGAAGAGGCAGCAGAGTCAACTGACCTTGACTTCTATTCAACGGCCTGGGCATGCGTGAACGAACGCAATGGAGATTCGGCAATCGATTCCGGCACAGGAAGGTCGGGAAGTTTTACGGTTCCCGAAGGTGCAGACATCGTGTGCACCATCTCTAACGACCCGATTCCGCAGAAAGTCACTCTGAGCAAGACCGCCCAAGAGCCGACCGCTGTCCGTGGGGGAGTAATCACCTACGACATCGTCGTGACTAACACCGGAACAGTGCACGCAAACGGCTACACACTTTCTGACCCCATCCCGACCGGACTCACGAACTTCACGTGGACCTGTGCCGAGGCAGTGGGAGCGGTCTGTCCGACGGCTTCCGGCACCGGAGCGATAAACGAAGTGATTGCGGTACTCCCGCCTGACGGATTCGTCACCTACACCGTGCTGGCGACAGTGCTGAATGACGCACCGTCAGAGGTTCTCAACATCGCTTCGTTCAGCATCCCGGAGTGCACCGTCGGCGGCGACGTGGTGACCCCTTGCAAAGACGGGCCTCCGGTCGAGATCGAGGCTCAACTCACCGTGCTCAAGAACCTCGCTGGCCGCGCGAGCGCAGCGGATCAGTTAGTTTTGACCGCTACCGGCGGTAGCTTGACGGGCGCCACAGCAACAACCTCTGGTTCGGATGTCGGAGTCCAGTCAGCATCCGTCGGCGCGGTCCCCGTCGAGGAGGGCGTGCGCTACAGCTTCGCCGAGACGGCAGCGGGCGTGACAGATCTCGCCTTCTACGACACGACGTGGTCATGCATTGATGCAGCCGATGGCGATGCCGACCTCGGTTCGGGCACTGGTCGGTCGGGGTCGGTAGTTGTGCCGGCAGTTGATAGCGATGAACCGTCCGCAGATATCCGCTGTACTTTCGCCAACGATCCCATCGACGGCGAAGTGACCCTGGAGAAGGTGGCGAATCAGGAACAGGCTACGCCGGGCGGAGCGGTGTCCTACACGATCACCGCGACGAACTCTGGACGCGTGCACCTGAACGGAACGGCAGTTACTGACCCGATCCCGAGCGGTCTCGAAGACTTCGTCTGGACCTGTATTGCTGATGGTGGGGCGCTGTGTCCCACTGCTAGTGGCACGGGCGCCATTTCAGAGACGATTGCGACCTTCCCGTCCGCAAGCTCTGTGACCTACTTCGTTTCGGCAACGGTTGTGGCTGTTCCGCCAGCCAAAATTCTGAATACCGCCACGATTACCAACCCGCCACCGGGCTGCCTGGTTGACGGGGCACAGGCAAGTCCCTGTGCAGATACCCCGGAACTGCCGGTGACTCCTCAGATCTCAATTCTGAAGACGACGAGCAATGATTCCGTCACTCCAAGAGGTACGGTGGCGTACTCCGTAACCGTCTCCAATACCGGAGTTTCAGCCGCTGATGACACGGTCGTCGCCGACCCGATCCCCGCTGGACTTGTGTCATTCGAGTGGACGTGTCTGGCCACAGGCGGAGCAATCTGTCCCACCGCCAGTGGCACTGGCGCCATCAGCCAAACGATCGCAACTTTCCCGGTCGCGAGCTCAGTGGTTTACTCCATCACCGCGACGGCATCAGCGAATCCGCCAGCCACTGTGGAGAACGTGGCCACGGCAACGCCACCATCCGGCGGAACGTGCGCACCTGGCAGTACTGCTCCGCCATGTCGAAGCACGGTTGCTATTAGCCCGCTTCCTGTCGTACAGATCGCGAAGTCTGCAGATCGGGATCATATCGTTCCTTCGGGATCGGTTGTCTACTCGGTCGTTGCCTCGAATACCGGCAGCGTTCCCGCAGACGGCTCGGTGGTTAGTGACGCAATTCCCACAGGCCTGGTTTCCTTCTCTTGGACCTGCGCTGCTACAGGCGGGGCACTGTGTCCTGCCGCTACTGGCACGGGAGCGATTGACGAAACGATCGCAAACTTCCCCGTGGGGAGTTCAGTCACATATTCAATCACCGCTTCGGTTGTTGCTGAGCCGCCAAAGAGTGTGACGAACGTCGCCTTGTTGACGCCGCCGGCCGGTGTTTGTAGCCCATCGTTGACGGCACCACCGTGCAGAAGCGAAGTGGAGACCCCAAGCGTGCCTCTGGTGAGTATCGCCAAGACCGCAGACGTTTCCGTTGCAGCTCCTTTTGGCGCGATCGTCTACACAGTCAAGGCCTCCAACGTCGGCCTAGTGAACGCCAACGGTGCGATTGTGGCCGACACCATTCCCGCAGGCATCACAAGCTTCGAGTGGACGTGTTCGGCCGCTGATGGAGCTGTTTGCCCGAATGCCCGTGGAGTTGGTGCAATCAACGAAACTATCGCAACGTTCCCGGCGGGAAGCGCGCTAGTGTTCACGGTGAAAGCGACGGTTGCTGCAGTTCCGCCAGCCGACATCGTCAATACAGCACTCCTGACTCCTCCGGGCGATGGGCAATGTATACCAGGCAACGTGCCTGGTCCCTGTTCCTCCGTGGTCGAGCTGCCGACGCTTCCTGCAGTGTCGATACTCAAGACCGCGGACCGCACGGTAATAGCTGTCGGCGATGTCGTAACTTACCGAGTCGTGGTTACTAACGAAAGCGTGCTTTCGGCTGCAGGAACGGAATTCCGCGACCAGGTTCCCAGTGGTCTTGTGACGTTTGACTGGACCTGTGCTGCGCGCGGTGGGGCGTTGTGTCCGGCTGATAGCGGCACGGGGTCTATTAGCGAGGTGATTGACATCTTCCCTGCTGGCTCGTCCGTAATCTTCACGGTAAAAGCCATAGTGGCAGCGGACGCACCTATGCGCGTCGTCAACACGGCGTTCATCACGCCACCTGGCGTTTGTGTTCCCAACGGAACAGACGATCCGTGTGCGTCAACAGCGAGCATCCCACGCGACCTGCTCGCGTTCACGGGAAGCCTCGCTATGACGCAGCTAAAACTGGCGTTAGGAGTCATCGGTATCGGCGCGAGCCTGCTGCTGTTGCCACTGATCAGGTTCCGTCGCCGTCGGATCCGCGCCCACTAG